In one Lycium barbarum isolate Lr01 chromosome 7, ASM1917538v2, whole genome shotgun sequence genomic region, the following are encoded:
- the LOC132604474 gene encoding putative disease resistance protein At3g14460 isoform X1, with translation MEVVANEHFEDMFKKKFIVQSRFDMGMDGTRRMKYKVDNIIVPTSSYLWVQEAELSSTDREVQHLLLLSENFDEATFKTLKSFKRLHTLVLFCQNGDSIRQVPYDLFLKLQHLRTLDLHATGISDLPGYICYLSSLHYLDLSKTQISYLPESIGSLCFLQTLKLQRCLNFYSLVHCTSKLINLRHLDLDILGQLTRMPIGMGNLTSLQTLKGFIIGKGKGYDARELKHLTDVCGSFCISRLENISSVEKAREVDMSNKKHINKLRVAMATSSR, from the coding sequence ATGGAGGTTGTGGCGAATGAACATTTTGAGGACATGTTTAAGAAGAAATTCATTGTGCAATCTAGATTTGACATGGGCATGGACGGCACAAGAAGGATGAAGTACAAGGTTGATAATATTATTGTGCCCACAAGTTCATACTTGTGGGTACAGGAAGCTGAACTGAGTAGTACTGATAGAGAGGTCCAACATTTGCTGTTACTGTCTGAAAACTTTGATGAAGCCACTTTTAAAACTCTGAAAAGTTTCAAGCGATTGCACACTCTTGTATTGTTTTGTCAGAATGGTGATTCAATCAGGCAGGTGCCTTATGATCTTTTCCTTAAGCTACAACACTTGAGAACTTTGGATTTGCATGCAACTGGCATATCTGATTTGCCTGGCTATATTTGTTATTTGTCATCTTTGCATTATCTTGATCTCTCTAAGACACAAATCAGTTACCTTCCTGAATCTATAGGTAGTCTTTGCTTTTTACAGACATTGAAGTTGCAGAGATGTTTAAATTTTTATAGTTTAGTACATTGTACCAGCAAGTTGATTAATTTGCGTCATTTGGATCTTGACATTCTTGGCCAATTAACTAGAATGCCTATTGGAATGGGTAATCTGACCAGCCTTCAAACACTAAAAGGCTTCATTATTGGCAAGGGAAAAGGCTATGATGCGAGAGAGTTGAAGCATCTCACTGATGTTTGTGGGTCATTTTGCATTTCAAGACTTGAGAATATTTCAAGTGTTGAAAAGGCTAGAGAAGTTGATATGAGTAACAAGAAACATATCAATAAGTTAAGAGTTGCAATGGCAACGTCATCAAGATGA
- the LOC132604474 gene encoding uncharacterized protein LOC132604474 isoform X2, which yields MTLKSPPAIHDMSTVKEKNGRVHDEIGTDQTYASSSSGTKATDHRTSVEAIQMKNQALAYVCKGILRSHYPRLYYRCPRRLDQRCRARKSVNDSSTSEEGHSYQQPLPVLLKIQQQTMKITSIFRRVYILVIATRVMTT from the exons GTAAAAGAAAAGAATGGAAGAGTACACGATGAAATTGGAACTGATCAG aCATATGCTTCCTCTAGTTCGGGGACAAAAGCAACAGATCATCGAACGAG TGTTGAAGCCATTCAGATGAAAAATCAGGCCCTTGCCTATGTTTGTAAAGGCATACTAAGATCTCACTATCCAAG ATTATATTACAGATGTCCCCGTAGATTAGATCAAAGATGTAGGGCTAGAAAGAGTGTTAATGATTCTTCAACATCCGAGGAAGGGCATAGTTATCAGCAACCCCTTCCTGTTCTCCTGAAAATCCAGCAACAAACAATGAAG ATTACTAGTATATTTCGAAGAGTGTACATACTTGTTATAGCAACTAGAGTAATGACAACataa